In the Natrinema sp. CBA1119 genome, GCTCTCGGGCGTCGACGACGAGATTCACGCCTACATCCACGTCGATGCACACGCCAGGCTCGTCGGCCTGCTGAGCATGCTCAAGGAATTCGAGTTCATCTTCGATACGCCCCTCGAGTTCACGCGCCGCGGCGGGTTGCGCGTCACGATGATCGGTGACGTCGGAAGCTTCCAGGACGCCATCCCGGACGTTCCCGACGGAATCAGGCTCAAGCTCCTCAAGACCGGTGAGTACGAACCGAACACGGACCGCCTGTTCTCCCAGCTCACCGAGCGCCAACAGGAGATCCTCCAGACCGCCGTCGATATGGGGTACTACAACGTGCCTCGAGCGGTCACGCACGAGGATATCGGCGAGGAACTCGACTGCACCGGTGGGACGGTCGGCGGCCACCTGCGGAAGATCGAGTCGAAAATCCTCGCACAGATCATTCCGTGACGGCCGTGGTCGCGCGAATCGGGATGCGAGACGAGGGGGAGACCGGCTGCGACCGCGCGGTGCGACGGAGACGGCGGGCGTGACCGCCGCAGTGGACGGGGATGGCGGCTGGGACCGCCACAGCGCGACGGCGCGCGGATGACAGTTTTTCTCACGAGGCAGTAGTTGGTGGCTGTGTGACGCCGTCCTGGCGATCCGTCGCCGTCGGCCTCGAGCGTCGATCGACGGCAGAAATCGGTCGCTGTAGCGGCTATCGGTTAGAAACTAAAGAGGTCCACGCCGCCGGTGACGCCGACGACCTGCCCCGTGATGTATTCGGCCTGTTCGGAGCAGAGATACGCGATCAGGTTCGCGACGTCTTCCTCCCGTCCCAGCCGGCGCATCGGCGTGGCCTTCGCGATCCGGGCGAAGTGCTCGTCGACCCCCTCTAACTGGTCGATCGGCAGGTCCGCGAGCGCGCCGACGACGATGCTCGGGGCGACGACGTTGCTCGTGATGCCGTGCTGGGCTCCCTCGAGGGCGAGCGTCTTGCCGAAGCCGATCAGCGCGGACTTCGTCGCGCTGTAGGAGGCCTGACCGAAGCCGCCCTGCCAGCCGGCGACCGAGGACATGGTGATGATGCGCCCCCACTCCCGCTCTTTCATCCCGGGGTAGACCGCGCGGGTGACGTTGTAGGTCCCCGTCAGGTTGACCGCGATGTCGCGATCCCAGATTTCGTCGTCGAACTCCTCGATCCTGTCGCGGGCATCGACCAGCCCCGCGTTGTTGATCAACACGTCGATGCCGCCGACGTCCTCGTCGATCGCCGAAACCGTCTCCGCGATCGCGTCGCGATCGGTCAGGTCGCACTCGAGCGCACGGGCTGTCCCGCCCGCGTCTTCGATGTCGTCGACGACCGTTTCGGCGGCATCGATGTCGACGTCCAGCGCGATTACGTCGGTGCCTTCCGCGGCGAGCACCTCGCAGTCAACGCTGCCGATCCGACCGCCCGCCCCCGTGACGAGCGCGGTCTTGTCGTCCAGTCCGAAGTCCATGCGCCGAGAGTGACCGGCGACGACGAAGGACATTGCTCGGCGGATCGCAGGTCGTTTATATAGTCCCCGGGCCCGTCCCCGCCGTATCGATCGCGGTCTGCCCACTGCTTCAGTAGACGACCCTACTCGCGGAAGCCGCGAGTCCATCGGTGTCGACCTTCAACACCCCCGGATGGCAGTGGGTATCCTTTAGCGAATCTGGAGTGGTAACGAGAACGAATGTCCCGAGACGCGACACTCTGGTCGACGGCCTACGAACGGTTCGGCATTCCCGAGACGCTCGAGCCGTATCCCGACGAACCGGTCCACCGATTCCTCGAGAACGCCGCGGCCGACCACCCGGAACAGGGGATCATCCAGCACGGCGAGCGGTACACCTATCCGGAGCTACTCGCGGACGTCGAACGCTTGGCGACGGCGCTGCGCGAGCGCGGCGTCGAGAAGGGGAGCAGGGTCGCGACGATCCTGCCGACGTCCGCCCAGTTCGTCGTCGCCTCGAACGCCATCTCGCGGGCCGGCGGCGTCCACATTCCGAACGATTTCCTCGACGCCGAGGACTCGCTCGCCTACCGGCTCGAGCAGGGCGACCCGGAGGTCCTGATCGGCCACGACGAACACCTCGAACTGGTGCGCTCGCTCGCGGACGACCTCGACCTGGACGACGTCATCCTCACGTCGCTGGACGACTACTCGGCCGATCCACCGGGCGACCACGAGACGATCGACGGAGCGGAGTGGCTGCCGGACGTTATCGAAGCGGCCGAGCGAGCACCCCCGAGTATCGACTTCGACGTCGAGACGGACGTTCACACGCTGCTGTTCACCGGCGGCACGACCGGTCTCCCGAAGGGGTGTCTGCTGACCCACCGCAACCTCGTGGCCAACGCGTTGCAGGGCGTCGCCGCGCAGTCCCAGCTGGCGGAGATGATGCGCGGCAGCGAGGCGGCGGTGATGGCGCTGCCGATGTATCACTCGTACGGCTACTCGATCACCAACAGCCTGCTCGAGCTCGCGCTCGACCTCCTGGTCGTTCCCGACGCGCGGAACACGGCCCAGATGAGCGAACTGGTCGAGACGCACGACCCGCTGATCATGTTCGGGGTTCCGACCCAGTTCATGGAACTCGTCGACGAGGAGCTGTCGGCGGAGGTACTCGGTATCTCCGGCTCCGCACCCCTGGCGAGCGAGACGAAATCGGAGTTCGAGCGCGAGTCCGGCGGCGTCTCTCAGGGGTACGGGCTCTCCGAGATGTCCCCGATCACGCACTTCAACATCCACGGCGTCCACGGGTTCCTGACCGGTTCGTCGGACGACGACGGCCTCGATCAGCCGACCATCGGCATCCCCGTCCCGGACACGGACGTCAAGCTCCGCGACGTCGACACCGGCGAGGAGATCCCGCTCGAGGCGGCCGCGGCCGACGGGCTCGAGGGCGAGATGCTGGTGAACGGCCCCCAGCGGATGAAGGGGTACCTCGACGAGGACAGGGACCCCTTCGACGACGAGGGGTACGTCGCCACCGGCGACATCGCGAAAGTCGATTCGGCGGGGCGGTTCTACGTCGTCGATCGCGTCAAACACATGATCAACGTCTCGGGGCTGAAGGTCTACTCCGAGGAAGTCGACGAGGTCCTGTACGCGCTCGAGGGGGTCAAACGACCCGCGACGGTCGGCGTCCCCGATCCGGAGCGGCCGGGCAGCGAACGGGTCCGGATCTTCATCGAACCGGAACCGAACGCCGACCTGACCGAGGCGGACGTGATCGACCACCTCGAGGGGAACGTGCCACAGCACGCGATGCCCTCGAGGGTGACGTTCGTCGAGTCGATCCCGCTGACCGACATCGAGAAGACGGACAAGGAGGCGCTTCGCGAGCGCGCGACGGCGGACGCGGCCGACTGATCCGTTTCGTCGCGTGTGAATCCGAGCGGGTCTCTCCGTTCTCCCGGACGCCCGTCGCTCGAGCGCGCTCGACATCCGCGATCGATCCGTGTGGTCGCCCCTCTCCGGACGCGCTCCGTCCGTTCGACGACGCCCAGAAAATCGAGTATTCGAGGACCGGCGTCCTCACCGACCAACGTCGCTCGGCTACTGGAGTCAGCTGACGAGCCAGATGAGGGCCCCTACTGCGATCAGTGCGAGGCCCGCGGTCGACGTGATCGGTTCCGGGAAGACGAAGAGTACGACCCCGGCGGCGACGAGCAGCGCACCGAGCCCGTACTTCGCTCTGGCTCGATCGAACCAGCTCCCCGACTCGTCCGTAGTCGGCACGTTCGAGCGTCCTCTCTCCCGGTCTAACAGCCCGCTCGAGTCGTCTTCGGTTCGGTCCTCCGATCGTCCTCTCACTCGGTCGACGACGCTTCTCGAGTCGTCCTCGGTTCGACTCTCGGTTTGTCTGAATCGCATATAGTCGTCTTATGCATCACGTACGAACAGCGGATCGCCTTCCTGTGCCGGCCGTTGAAATTCAAACTGACAGATAGAATCTTGGAGGGTTCTACGACGACGCTTTTCGGCAGTTATGCCTGCCCTACGACTCCGGTATCGTCTCGAAGATATTTGCTGTGTCCGTCGCAATTATACGTTTCCAAACTGCCAAACACTGGCTCGTGTAATTGATGGCACGCTCGCGCCGGGAGACGCCGGTCAGAGCCCGCCGTTACGGGGACTCCGATCGCTCTCCGTCTCACCACGAACGGATGTGACGGGACGCGCTGCGGTTCGTTGCCGTCCGAGACCGTCTCTCGCGACTGAGCGAATCGACGTAGAATGCGTTTTCCACGTGCCAGCGCGTGCCCGCCGTTGCGGTCTTTTCGACTCGGTTCTGACGGCGCTCGGCACTCCGTGCGTCGTCGATGGTCGCGCCTCGAGCCGGGACCGACTCGCCGACCGTCACGGCTCGGAATATAAACCTCCGCGTATTCCACGGATCACACTGTTCGTCGGTTGCTCCCTATTCACGGGTAGCGGGACCCGTCCATCCGGCGGGCCCGAACCGATAGCCATGACGAACGACGAACTCATTCAGGAGATCGACGCATCGCTCGAGAAGTCGAACGACGAACTCGAAGACGACCTGCCGGCGCTGCTCGGCGAGATGGAGGGC is a window encoding:
- a CDS encoding SDR family NAD(P)-dependent oxidoreductase, which encodes MDFGLDDKTALVTGAGGRIGSVDCEVLAAEGTDVIALDVDIDAAETVVDDIEDAGGTARALECDLTDRDAIAETVSAIDEDVGGIDVLINNAGLVDARDRIEEFDDEIWDRDIAVNLTGTYNVTRAVYPGMKEREWGRIITMSSVAGWQGGFGQASYSATKSALIGFGKTLALEGAQHGITSNVVAPSIVVGALADLPIDQLEGVDEHFARIAKATPMRRLGREEDVANLIAYLCSEQAEYITGQVVGVTGGVDLFSF
- a CDS encoding helix-turn-helix domain-containing protein; the encoded protein is MRYAKCIIIPDDEGLHPVDKRIADHPEVSRELLHNVNLLADETIVTIYQFAGDRDALESILADAPMVRKYQLSGVDDEIHAYIHVDAHARLVGLLSMLKEFEFIFDTPLEFTRRGGLRVTMIGDVGSFQDAIPDVPDGIRLKLLKTGEYEPNTDRLFSQLTERQQEILQTAVDMGYYNVPRAVTHEDIGEELDCTGGTVGGHLRKIESKILAQIIP
- a CDS encoding AMP-binding protein, which gives rise to MSRDATLWSTAYERFGIPETLEPYPDEPVHRFLENAAADHPEQGIIQHGERYTYPELLADVERLATALRERGVEKGSRVATILPTSAQFVVASNAISRAGGVHIPNDFLDAEDSLAYRLEQGDPEVLIGHDEHLELVRSLADDLDLDDVILTSLDDYSADPPGDHETIDGAEWLPDVIEAAERAPPSIDFDVETDVHTLLFTGGTTGLPKGCLLTHRNLVANALQGVAAQSQLAEMMRGSEAAVMALPMYHSYGYSITNSLLELALDLLVVPDARNTAQMSELVETHDPLIMFGVPTQFMELVDEELSAEVLGISGSAPLASETKSEFERESGGVSQGYGLSEMSPITHFNIHGVHGFLTGSSDDDGLDQPTIGIPVPDTDVKLRDVDTGEEIPLEAAAADGLEGEMLVNGPQRMKGYLDEDRDPFDDEGYVATGDIAKVDSAGRFYVVDRVKHMINVSGLKVYSEEVDEVLYALEGVKRPATVGVPDPERPGSERVRIFIEPEPNADLTEADVIDHLEGNVPQHAMPSRVTFVESIPLTDIEKTDKEALRERATADAAD